In one Myripristis murdjan chromosome 5, fMyrMur1.1, whole genome shotgun sequence genomic region, the following are encoded:
- the LOC115359048 gene encoding uncharacterized protein LOC115359048: MFPGRSYGKVLNILPLDAVRLPIIIPLTRQFMETMTHIQLVMAPTEYRGATGIDVTDRIPTLALDCLSTMFVVIAHHPGQGLHRLWLLLDSQEDRQQSQHSPSPGHVRFHSPSHTNPHKVLNRTQRNLQSSVCDTLFHMMDWRLDPVSGCCIYEWPVPRSPFEDPVVPEDTTPPHRMMLVLQLNWTFLLCLQLPTAGHVGAAFFHGRHASPCWFIGQRQFCRADSLPRAERFQL, from the exons ATGTTCCCGGGACGGTCGTATGGTAAAGTTCTTAACATTTTACCTCTGGATGCAGTAAGATTACCCATTATCATCCCTTTGACAAGACAATTTATGGAGACTATGACCCATATTCAGCTCGTGATGGCTCCTACAGAATATCGAGGTGCAACAGGGATTGATGTGACAGACAGGATACCCACTCTTGCTCTGGATTGCCTGAGCACCATGTTTGTGGTTATAGCCCATCACCCAGGCCAGGGACTACACAGGCTGTGGTTGCTCCTTGACAGCCAAGAGGACAGACAACAGTCCCAACACTCTCCAAGTCCTGGACATGTGCGCTTCCATTCCCCTTCACACACTAATCCACACAAG GTTTTAAACAGAACCCAAAGAAATCTGCAGTCAAGTGTATGCGACACATTGTTTCACATGATGGACTGGCGCTTGGACCCTGTCAGTGGCTGCTGCATATATGAATGGCCTGTTCCAAGATCACCATTTGAG GACCCTGTGGTCCCGGAGGACACAACACCCCCCCACAGGATGATGCTGGTTCTCCAGTTAAACTGGAcattcctcctctgcctccaacTGCCAACCGCAGGACATGTTGGCGCAGCCTTCTTCCATGGCCGGCACGCCAGCCCATGTTGGTTCATTGGACAAAGACAGTTCTGTCGTGCAGACAGCCTACCCAG